From the genome of Streptococcus oralis:
CAGACTGGAGACAATACTCATGTTATCGCTATTGATGGAAACTTTGATGATGCGCAAACAAACGTGAAACATATGTTTAACGATGTAGCTCTTCGTGAAAAGTTAGCTTCCAATAAACTGCAATTTTCATCAGCTAACTCTATGAACATTGGTCGTTTGGTACCACAGATTGTTTATTATGTTTATGCCTACGCTCAGTTGGTCAAGTCTGGTGAAATTGTAGCTGGTGATAAGGTCAATTTCACAGTACCAACAGGAAACTTTGGAAATATTTTGGCTGCCTTTTATGCTAAACAAATCGGTCTTCCAGTTGGCAAATTAATCTGTGCTTCAAATGACAACAATGTGTTGACAGACTTCTTTAAAACCCGTGTTTACGACAAGAAACGTGAGTTTAAAGTGACAACTAGTCCATCTATGGATATCTTAGTATCTTCAAACTTGGAGCGTTTGATTTTTCATCTTTTGGGGAATAATGCGGTTAAGACAGCTGAACTCATGAATGCCTTGAGTACACAAGGACAATATGAATTGACAGACTTTGATGCAGCGATTCTGGAACTCTTTGCAGCTGAATATGCGACTGAGGAAGAAACTGCGACAGAAATTAAACGTGTTTATCAAACAGATGCCTACATCGAGGATCCACATACGGCGGTTGCCTCAGCTGTTTATAGAAAATACCAAGTGGCTACTGGGGATGCGACTAAGACAGTGATTGCTTCAACAGCTAGTCCATACAAGTTCCCAGTGGTTGCCGTAGAAGCGGTAACAGGAAAAGCAGGCTTAACTGACTTTGAAGCCTTGGCTCAATTACATGACATTTCAGGAGTGGCAGTGCCACCAGCGGTTGATGGCCTTGAAACAGCTCCAGTTCGTCATAAAACAACAGTGGCAGCTGCTGACATGCAAGCAGCGGTGGAGGCTTATCTAGGACTTTAAGACAGAGGGAGTAAACTCGGTTGGGAAACCAACTGAGTTTCTTTTCATCAGGAGGAGAGATTGTTTAAGAAAAATAAAGACATTCTTAATATTGCATTGCCAGCTATGGGTGAAAACTTTTTGCAGATGCTCATGGGAATGGTGGACAGTTACTTGGTCGCTCACTTGGGCTTAATCGCCATTTCAGGTGTTTCAGTTGCTGGCAATATTATCACCATTTACCAGGCGATTTTTATCGCTCTAGGAGCTGCTATCTCCAGTGTTATTTCAAAAAGTTTGGGGCAGAAAGATCAGTCCAAGTTGGCTTATCACGTGACAGAGGCTCTCAAGATAACCCTATTGCTGAGTGCACTTTTAGGCGCCTTATCGCTCTTTGCTGGGCAAGAGATGATAGGACTCTTGGGCACGGAGAGGGATGTAGCCGAGAGTGGTGGGCTCTACCTATCTTTGGTGGGTGGGTCGATTGTTCTCTTGGGCTTGATGACGAGTCTAGGTGCCTTGATTCGTGCAACGCATAATCCGCGTCTACCTCTCTATGTTAGTCTTTTATCCAATGCCTTGAATATTCTTTTTTCAAGTCTAGCTATTTTTCTCCTTGATATGGGCATAGCGGGTGTTGCTTGGGGGACTATCTTGTCTCGCTTAGCCGGTCTTGTGATTTTGTGGTCGCAATTAAAGCTGCCTTTTGAGAAACCGACTTTTGGTTTAGATAAGGAACTATTGACTTTGGCTTTGCCAGCGGCAGGAGAACGTCTCATGATGCGGGCTGGAGATGTAGTAATCATTGCCTTGGTTGTTTCTTTTGGGACGGAGGCAGTTGCGGGGAATGCAGTCGGAGAAGTCTTGACCCAGTTTAACTATATGCCTGCCTTTGGCGTCGCTACGGCGACGGTCATGCAGGTAGCTCGAGCAGTTGGAGAGGATAACTGGGAAAGAGTAGATGATTTGAGCAAGCAAACCTTTTGGCTTTCCCTGCTTCTCATGTTGCCCTTAACTCTCAGTATCTATGCCTTGGGGACACCATTGACTCATCTCTATACGACCAATCCTGTAGCAGTCGAAGCGAGCGTTTTGGTGGCACTGTTCTCTCTACTAGGAACCCCCATGGCGACAGGGACAGTTATATATACGGCAGTTTGGCAGGGATTGGGAAATGCTCGCCTCCCCTTTTATGCGACAAGCATTGGGATGTGGTGTATCCGCATTGGAACAGGATATCTGATGGGGGTTGTTCTTGGTTGGGGCTTACCTGGTATTTGGGCAGGGACTATCTTGGATAATGGTTTTCGCTGGTTATTTCTACGTTACCGTTACCAGCGTTATATGAGCTTGAAAGGATAGGAAATGCAAAAAACAGCATTTATTTGGGATTTAGACGGGACTTTATTGGACTCTTACGAAGCGATTTTGTCAGGGATTGAGGAGACCTTTGCTCAGTTTTCTATTCCTTATGATAAGGAGAAAGTGAGAGAGTTTATCCTCAGGTACTCTGTGCAGGATTTGCTGGAGCAGGTGACAGAAGAGAGAAACCTGGATGCGGAAGTACTCAATCAGGTGCGTGCCCAAAGTCTGGCTGAGAAAAATGCCCAGGTAGTTTTGATGCCAGGTGCGCGTGAAGTGCTAGCTTGGGCAGACGAAGTAGGGATTCAGCAGTTTGTCTATACTCATAAGGGGGACAATGCCTTTACCATTCTAAGAGACTTGGGATTGGAGTCCTATTTTACAGAGATTTTAACCAGTCAGAGCGGTTTTGAGCGGAAGCCAAGTCCACAAGCGGCTAACTATCTGTTAGACAAGTATCAGCTGGATCCTAATAATACCTATTATATAGGGGACCGGACTTTGGATGTGGAATTTGCCCAGAATAGTGGGATTCAAAGCATTAATTTTTTAGAGTCGTCTTATGAAGGGAATCACAGGATTCAAACACTGGCAAATATTCCTCGTATTTTTGAGGATTAGTGACGAGAAAATTGTGTCAGTTTTGTGACAGAAACCTAACAAACTATTTCAAGTAATCGAGTTTGTTACAAGGAATAGACAGTTCTGTTAAATAGGCCCGAGAGGGCTTTTTTTCTGCTTTTTTTGTGTTATGATAGACAGGTACTCATTTGAAAGGAACATGAACGAATGAAGAAAAGAATTATTTTAGCCTCAACAGTAGCCTTGTCTCTTGCTCCCGCATTAGGAGCTAAAGCTCAAGAAATCTCTTGGACAGCACGTAGCGTTGAGCAAATCCAAAATGACGTAACTAAAAACGAAAACAAAAACAGCTATACAGTTCAGTATGGTGATACCCTGAGCACGATTGCAGAAGCTTTGGGAGTAGATGTGACGGTTCTTGCTAATTTGAACAAAATCACTAATATGGACTTGATTTTCCCAGATACTGTCCTCACTACAACTGTCAATGAGGAAGAAGAGGTAACGGAAGTTGAAATCCAAGCTCCTCAAGCAGATGCTAGTGAAGAAGTGACGACTGCGACAGCTGATTTGACGACGAATCAAGTGACAGTCGATGAACAAACAGTTCAAGTAGAAGACCTTTCTCAACCAATTGAGGAAGCTCCAACTGCAACAGAGACTGAAAAACCAGCAGAAGTAGCGCCAAGTTCAGAAGTTTCTGAGACAGCGACAGTTGCTGAAGAGACACCATCTACAGAAACATCTGTAGCTGAAGAAACAGCTGAAACGACTCCAGCGGAAGCACCAGTAGCAGAAACAACTAGTCCAGTTGAAGAAGATCCACAAGCAGCGACTCCAGCTACCGAAGAAACGGCAGCAACAACTCCAGCAGAAGCCCCAGTAGCAGCTGCTCCAGCAACTGAAACACCTGCTGATACAACAGGATCAAGTGCAACAGAAGAAGCAGCATCAACAGCAACTTCTGACACTGCAACTTCGACTTATCAAGCAGAGCAAAGCCAAACTCCTTCAAGAACATATTCAGCTCCAGCGGCTCCTGACTATGCAGGACTTGCTGTAGCTAAGTCTGAGAATGCTGGTCTTCAACCACAAACTGCAGCCTTTAAAGAAGAAGTAGCCAACTTGTTTGGGATTACATCCTTTAGTGGCTACCGTCCTGGTGACAGTGGGGACCATGGTAAAGGTTTGGCCATCGACTTCATGGTTCCAGTGAGTTCAGCACTTGGTGATCAAATCGCGGAATATGCAGTCAAAAATATGGCTAGCCGTGGTATCAACTATATCATCTGGAAACAACGTTTCTACGCTCCATATGATAGTAAATATGGACCAGCCTATACGTGGAATCCAATGCCAGACCGTGGTAGCGTAACCGAAAACCACTATGACCACGTTCACGTTTCAATGAACTAATCATTAAAATGGAAGTTGGGAACTGATTGAGTTCTCGCTTCTTTTTTTGTGTCATTCCTTTAGGATAAAAGGGATAAATATGAGGAAGTGAGTAATATTTCAAGAGAATGTAAGCATATTACTTGATTTTTCTTTTGCCTTAGATTATACTTGATAAGTCAATAATTGATGAATCAATTTTAAAGGAGAAAGATTTATGGTAGCAATCCATGATTTACTGTATCAACTACGATTAGCAGATCAGTCTATGACACAACTATTTGAACGCCAATTGGGAATTAGTCTGACTCGTTATCAAATCTTATGTTTCTTAATCGATCAGTCTCCGTGTAATCAAATAGCAGTTCAGGATAGATTGAAGATTGATCAGGCTGCCTTGACACGGCACTTTAAAATTTTGGAAAAGGAAGGTTTGGTTAATCGACGTCGGAATCCTGAAAACCAGAGGGAGGTTTTGGTGGAAGTCACAGACTTTGCGAGAGAACAACTAATAACCAACTCTCCCCAACACCATATAAACGTAAAGAGTCAGATGGAGAGTGTACTTACACAAGGAGAGCGAGAAGAGTTCAGTCGCTTGTTAGAAAAGTTGATATCTGGCTTAGAAGAGATAAAAATTTAAGGAGAAGAATATGTCTATTTTTACAATTGTTTTAGCAACTATCGTTGCCTTGGAGCATTTTTACATTTTTTATTTGGAAAGTGTGGCTACGCAATCAGACGCTACTAGTCGAGTGTTTAATGTGTATAAGGAAGAACTGGCTCGTCCTTCAGTGAGTTCATTATTTAAAAATCAAGGAATTTATAATGCTTTGATAGGTGTGTTTCTCTTGTACGGGATTTATTTTTCGCAAAGCTTGGAAATTGTGACCATCTTTGTTTTATTTGTGCTTGGTGTAGCGACCTACGGTTCTCTAACAGCAGACAAGAAGATTATTCTGAAGCAAGGTGGGCCTGCTATTTTGACTCTGCTGAGTATGTTACTTTTGAAATAAGAAAACCAGCGTCCTGAAGACGCTGGTTTTTGTATGCTCTTATCCATTTCGACGTTTACGGGCTAGTAGGACTCTGTAAAAGAAGATGTGATTGTTTTGGATATAGGGAAGGATTGAAAAGCTAGCAATTCCAAAAGTGAGCCAGTTGAGGAAGTACCAAGGGAGTAGTTGTAGATCGAGAACAAAGCGTTGAAATTTGTAACCCTTCATCAAGAAACGGCTGGTTTTCAGGATTTGACGGGGTTTAGCCTGTCCTAAATCCAGAGTGTCGCAGAGGAGGAATTCTACCTGCGAGTAGGCATAATGTTGTGGAACGTAGAGGATGTTCCCTACAATCATCAAGATGAGACTCGCGAAAAAGTAGAGGCCAAAGGTCATAAGGAATTGTTCTGTTTCAAGGGATGAGAGGTCTAATTTTGGAAATTCAGGATGTAGGGAGACAAATCTCCGAGCCAAGAGATTGCTATAAAAGAGAAAATAAACGCCTACTAAGTTTGGAATGCTCCATAAAAAGAGGTAGAAACGTTTGAGGAGCAGAGTTAGGAAGGTTTGCGAGAAGCGCTCTTCAGCAAAGAGGGCCAGGCTTGATTTTACTGAGAGTTCTGTATCAGGATCCTTGAGGAGTCGGAGTGTCGCAAAAGCAGCACCTGCTAGAAAAATCGTGCTCATAAAAGAAACCACTAGCGGGAAGAGATAGGCTTGGAGCACTTGTGCTAGCATGCTGAAAAATGATTGCTCTAAAACACTTTCTTGGAGACGAGCCAAGGGGTTGAGAAAGCCTGATAAGATGACCAGTATACTAGGTAAGAGATAGACGAGAAAGAGGCGGGGATTTTCAGCCTGAAATTGCCTCGTCTGCAGACGAATGGTTTTTAAATCAATTTTTGGGTATTTCATTCTCTCATTATACCATAGTTCGTGACAGTTCCTAGTTTTTTTGATAAAATCATACAGTATGCCTTTGGGCACAAAGTATGAACTGGGACTGTCTTTCCCAGCTTCGGAGGTAGAAAATGTCAGATTCACCAATCAAATACCGTTTGATTAAGAAAGAGAAACACACGGGAGCTCGTCTGGGAGAAATCATCACTCCGCACGGTACCTTTCCAACGCCTATGTTTATGCCAGTTGGGACCCAAGCTACTGTCAAGACTCAGTCACCAGAGGAGTTGAAGGAGATGGGATCAGGAATTATCCTGTCTAATACTTATCATCTCTGGCTTCGCCCTGGAGATGAACTCATCGCACGCGCAGGTGGTCTCCACAAATTTATGAACTGGGACCAACCAATTTTGACAGATAGTGGTGGTTTCCAGGTCTATTCCCTAGCTGATAGCCGAAATATCACCGAAGAAGGAGTAACCTTTAAAAACCATCTCAATGGCTCCAAGATGTTCCTATCACCAGAGAAAGCCATCTCTATTCAGAACAATCTAGGCTCCGACATCATGATGTCTTTTGATGAATGTCCTCAGTTTTACCAACCCTATGACTACGTTAAGAAATCAATCGAGCGTACTAGCCGTTGGGCTGAGCGTGGTTTGAAGGCTCACCGTCGCCCACATGACCAAGGTTTGTTTGGGATTGTACAGGGAGCGGGATTTGAAGACCTTCGTCGTCAGTCAGCTCACGACCTTGTTAGCATGGACTTCCCTGGCTACTCTATCGGTGGTTTGGCAGTAGGAGAAACGCACGAAGAAATGAATGCAGTCTTGGACTTCACAACTCAACTTCTTCCTGAAAACAAACCTCGCTATTTGATGGGTGTGGGAGCGCCAGATAGCTTGATTGATGGGGTCATTCGTGGTGTGGATATGTTTGACTGTGTCTTGCCGACTCGTATCGCTCGTAACGGAACTTGTATGACCAGCCAAGGTCGTTTGGTTGTCAAGAATGCCCAATTCGCTGAAGATTTTACGCCACTGGATCCTGAGTGTGATTGCTACACATGTAAGAACTATACACGCGCCTACCTTCGTCACCTGCTCAAGGCTGATGAAACCTTCGGTATCCGCTTGACTAGTTACCACAATCTCTACTTCTTGCTTAACCTGATGAAGCAAGTGCGTCAAGCCATCATGGATGATAATCTCTTGGAATTTCGTGAGTATTTTGTAGAAAAATATGGCTACAACAAGTCAGGACGCAATTTTTAAAGTGTAAAAATAGAATGCCAAAATCCTAAGTTTTCTCTTAGGATTTTTCCTATTTTTTTGATAGAATAGGGAGTATAATGGAATGGAAATTAGGTGGTGTTTTGCTTCCTAATTTAATGGAGAATAGACTCGTATGCGTATTAAATGGTTTTCCTTGATTAGGATTACAGGTTTACTTTTGGTGCTTTTGTACCACTTCTTTCAAACGATCTTTCCTGGAGGATTCTTTGGGGTAGATGTCTT
Proteins encoded in this window:
- the thrC gene encoding threonine synthase produces the protein MTLVYQSTRDANNTVTASQAILQGLATDGGLFTPLTYPKVDLDFDTLKDASYQEVAKLVLSAFLDDFTAEELDYCINNAYDSKFDTPAIAPLVKLDGQYNLELFHGSTIAFKDMALSILPYFMTTAAKKHGLENKIVILTATSGDTGKAAMAGFADVPGTEIIVFYPKDGVSKVQELQMTTQTGDNTHVIAIDGNFDDAQTNVKHMFNDVALREKLASNKLQFSSANSMNIGRLVPQIVYYVYAYAQLVKSGEIVAGDKVNFTVPTGNFGNILAAFYAKQIGLPVGKLICASNDNNVLTDFFKTRVYDKKREFKVTTSPSMDILVSSNLERLIFHLLGNNAVKTAELMNALSTQGQYELTDFDAAILELFAAEYATEEETATEIKRVYQTDAYIEDPHTAVASAVYRKYQVATGDATKTVIASTASPYKFPVVAVEAVTGKAGLTDFEALAQLHDISGVAVPPAVDGLETAPVRHKTTVAAADMQAAVEAYLGL
- a CDS encoding MATE family efflux transporter, which gives rise to MFKKNKDILNIALPAMGENFLQMLMGMVDSYLVAHLGLIAISGVSVAGNIITIYQAIFIALGAAISSVISKSLGQKDQSKLAYHVTEALKITLLLSALLGALSLFAGQEMIGLLGTERDVAESGGLYLSLVGGSIVLLGLMTSLGALIRATHNPRLPLYVSLLSNALNILFSSLAIFLLDMGIAGVAWGTILSRLAGLVILWSQLKLPFEKPTFGLDKELLTLALPAAGERLMMRAGDVVIIALVVSFGTEAVAGNAVGEVLTQFNYMPAFGVATATVMQVARAVGEDNWERVDDLSKQTFWLSLLLMLPLTLSIYALGTPLTHLYTTNPVAVEASVLVALFSLLGTPMATGTVIYTAVWQGLGNARLPFYATSIGMWCIRIGTGYLMGVVLGWGLPGIWAGTILDNGFRWLFLRYRYQRYMSLKG
- a CDS encoding HAD family hydrolase gives rise to the protein MQKTAFIWDLDGTLLDSYEAILSGIEETFAQFSIPYDKEKVREFILRYSVQDLLEQVTEERNLDAEVLNQVRAQSLAEKNAQVVLMPGAREVLAWADEVGIQQFVYTHKGDNAFTILRDLGLESYFTEILTSQSGFERKPSPQAANYLLDKYQLDPNNTYYIGDRTLDVEFAQNSGIQSINFLESSYEGNHRIQTLANIPRIFED
- a CDS encoding LysM peptidoglycan-binding domain-containing protein, coding for MKKRIILASTVALSLAPALGAKAQEISWTARSVEQIQNDVTKNENKNSYTVQYGDTLSTIAEALGVDVTVLANLNKITNMDLIFPDTVLTTTVNEEEEVTEVEIQAPQADASEEVTTATADLTTNQVTVDEQTVQVEDLSQPIEEAPTATETEKPAEVAPSSEVSETATVAEETPSTETSVAEETAETTPAEAPVAETTSPVEEDPQAATPATEETAATTPAEAPVAAAPATETPADTTGSSATEEAASTATSDTATSTYQAEQSQTPSRTYSAPAAPDYAGLAVAKSENAGLQPQTAAFKEEVANLFGITSFSGYRPGDSGDHGKGLAIDFMVPVSSALGDQIAEYAVKNMASRGINYIIWKQRFYAPYDSKYGPAYTWNPMPDRGSVTENHYDHVHVSMN
- a CDS encoding MarR family winged helix-turn-helix transcriptional regulator; its protein translation is MVAIHDLLYQLRLADQSMTQLFERQLGISLTRYQILCFLIDQSPCNQIAVQDRLKIDQAALTRHFKILEKEGLVNRRRNPENQREVLVEVTDFAREQLITNSPQHHINVKSQMESVLTQGEREEFSRLLEKLISGLEEIKI
- a CDS encoding DUF1304 domain-containing protein; amino-acid sequence: MSIFTIVLATIVALEHFYIFYLESVATQSDATSRVFNVYKEELARPSVSSLFKNQGIYNALIGVFLLYGIYFSQSLEIVTIFVLFVLGVATYGSLTADKKIILKQGGPAILTLLSMLLLK
- a CDS encoding DUF975 family protein, which translates into the protein MKYPKIDLKTIRLQTRQFQAENPRLFLVYLLPSILVILSGFLNPLARLQESVLEQSFFSMLAQVLQAYLFPLVVSFMSTIFLAGAAFATLRLLKDPDTELSVKSSLALFAEERFSQTFLTLLLKRFYLFLWSIPNLVGVYFLFYSNLLARRFVSLHPEFPKLDLSSLETEQFLMTFGLYFFASLILMIVGNILYVPQHYAYSQVEFLLCDTLDLGQAKPRQILKTSRFLMKGYKFQRFVLDLQLLPWYFLNWLTFGIASFSILPYIQNNHIFFYRVLLARKRRNG
- the tgt gene encoding tRNA guanosine(34) transglycosylase Tgt; the encoded protein is MSDSPIKYRLIKKEKHTGARLGEIITPHGTFPTPMFMPVGTQATVKTQSPEELKEMGSGIILSNTYHLWLRPGDELIARAGGLHKFMNWDQPILTDSGGFQVYSLADSRNITEEGVTFKNHLNGSKMFLSPEKAISIQNNLGSDIMMSFDECPQFYQPYDYVKKSIERTSRWAERGLKAHRRPHDQGLFGIVQGAGFEDLRRQSAHDLVSMDFPGYSIGGLAVGETHEEMNAVLDFTTQLLPENKPRYLMGVGAPDSLIDGVIRGVDMFDCVLPTRIARNGTCMTSQGRLVVKNAQFAEDFTPLDPECDCYTCKNYTRAYLRHLLKADETFGIRLTSYHNLYFLLNLMKQVRQAIMDDNLLEFREYFVEKYGYNKSGRNF